Part of the Xenopus tropicalis strain Nigerian chromosome 3, UCB_Xtro_10.0, whole genome shotgun sequence genome, TTCCCTAATGAGATCCAGTCATTGTCATGGGTCAAACAATCTAATCAGCCTAATTTGGCCCACCAGCTTGGTGGCTAAATCAGCCAGAGATCTACAGATTTGCCAAAAGAATTTCTGATCTGATTGTAGAGTATATGGATATGGTTAGCCCCAAATAAATTGATATCTCTTAGATAATTAGATAACCTACTGTGTTTTACAGGCTACaaattaaattgattttttaacaGAATAAAGCATACCTTCACATGCTGCAATGTATGGCTCCACATCAATTCTCTTTAATTCTTTAAATATCTGAAAAATAGATTGTGATTTTCAGATTTTTCATACAGTGTATTTCAGCAAATAGTGTGCCAATGAGCAGGTTCTCTTTATAACATGGTAGTAACATAGTGCCTAATTGTGCTGCCTACCCTCTAGAATTAGTGGGGCTCATTACCTAATAGGGGCAAAGTGAAAAGCATAAAAAGTGTAAAGTGGTTTTCTCCAGTATCATTGACAATATATTGTACCTGACAACTCACAGAACTGACAATTGCAcacaaccagggttggactgggggttgcagggcccaccagggctcccgccccaggggccgcgtcccctaacccacccgcaggggcccccctaaccccccgcagggtcccccaccagacgtcctccccAAACGTGCAtacatttaacgcgtcaggggaggaacagtcagctggggagcgccggcaagggtcgcgTCTGggtcgctggggcccactaggaccgggacccaccaggatttttcccggtgtcccggcgccCAGTCAGACCCTGCACACAACTTGCACTAGCAACAATATGGGTATCACAAAAGTCAGGGAATGGGTGTTCACTTGTATGCCCCTGAATTGTAACTTGGTTTCATAGGcacaaaaagaaaacacattaaGGTACTTACATAAAAATAATAGATAAGATGAAATTATTGGTGCTAACCACAAAAATATGGAAGTATAGATCTTTTATCTAAAACCATGTTATCCAGAGAGCTTCAAAATAGAGAATTGCTATTTTCCATAAAGTTATGATTAAAAGATCTATTATTacctgtaaaaatgtaaatttaatatgtaataataaaacagtgatgGAACTAACTAAGCTGCCTGaaatatggaaatatcccttatgcggaaaccccatgtcccaagcattccagataacagattaaaTTGCAAATAGATTACAGGAATGCAGGTTAGTGAAAATGTGAGTATTAAAGAAAGTTGAAAAGAGGAATGTAAAAACTACTAGGAAATATTGTAAATCTCAACATACATGACCAGTATTAAAGAAATGGAAACATACCACTTTTAGAGATCTCACTGCAACCACATCAATGAAATGGATTTGCCCAAAATCAAAAATAATGCTGTGAATGGAGACTTTTGGCACAGATATTTTTACAGGAAGTTCTGAGTTCCAGTCTACTTGGATTTCTACTTCTTTTGTTTGAACTGCTCCATTATTTTCTTGTTCTGGGTCCTCAACATCCTCATCAGGCTCAAAACCTTCATTATCAGTTCCTGTGTTGCTAATGACGCCATTCTGTAAAGATATATTCTATGCATTATATTTCCAAGATCTTAGCAAACAAAGTAACTTTTGGAGTTAAACATATATTGaatacatgtttttctttttatctgatACAAAAAATAACAAAGGTAAGTCAATTATCTGTGCTAACACTCAATTTTGCTTCTTAAACAATTGTAATAACTTTTTTCTGGGAAAGTTCTTCTGGTGATCATTTACCATTGACCACAATGGGGAATTGCCCACAACTAGCTACAACCCCTATTAACTCTAAAAACTGTGTCAATTAAGGTTTTGCAATATTTGTGGGTTGTGGTTTCTATTTGGCAACTGATAAACAGCCATGAAGTCACCTGCAGTTTTAATTACATCTTTTCCATGATTAATATCTGTGGTCATAACACAGATAAATCATATGTTGCTTTGCTTGAAAAATATTATCTTAGCTAGTTTGATTCAGCAATCACCAAGGTCCCTTTATCAAACAATTACACTGGGACGCCTATCAACATTGATAAGTTTATACAATGATATGTTGCACCAAGGCATCTAATAAAATCTGAAATTTATTATTCAAATTTTAGACTATTCCATGCAGTGCCCCTTTTTGCCCGGAGGTGCACTGCTCTGAAACTGCGTGCTGCCTAGCAACTTGTGTGTCCTATTGATTTAATTGGAGTCCAGAAACACAGAATCAACATCAGCttttttacctccaataaagGTTTGGAAAGGAAAGGTTAAAGGTTTTGAATATTCCATGTGAGGGATTTTGGATATATGAATTATAATTCACCTTCGTTGATCTTAGTTGTCCTTTTTTAATAAGCTTTTGTATTTTTCTCAGTGCTTTTGTTCTCTTGTTATAAACTTTCACAGGATCAAATCCAACCTGTTAAAAAGCAATCAAGATGAAGTTATTATATGGAGTTATTCTTAAAACatttcaacaaaaaaataaaagctatgTCAGTACAAAATGTTTGTACTGCTATTGTACTCACAATTGATTTGATGGCATTTTTAAACCCATCGATATTTCCATAAAACATGCCACTAGTATGCCGAATTATTTTAACTCCTTCTGGCTCTATGagctgtgaataaaaaaaatcaattaaatagaTAAAAGATAAACTGCTAAAGAGACAAATAGCTGCTCATCACACCAATATATACTGatatgttttaattaatgtaagtattaataaaaatcattataaaTGTGTGCATATCTCCTTTAATCCAATATGCTTAGGAGCTGAAATGTTAATGTTTGAGTCAGAAGTAGCATAAAGTGTTTCCAAAAAAAAGGCAGCTCAATCTACCTGAATAAAATACTAACATAAAATACTACCATACTGGGCCTCATTTAATTCCACAACAAAATCTTATCTTGTTATTAATCTCATAAAATGTCTATAAGAAAGGAAGGGAATTAGGAAACACATTTTAGTCATCAAATTATATGTGGTCCATTGTCTGAATGTTTTTTATTGCTTTCTTATGATAAACGACATAAAGATTCAGAACATCAGAAAGCAATAAAAAACGTTCAGACAATGGACCACATATAAAAAACCTGCAACCAATAATTGGTAAATTGTTGGTATGAATGTATCTATAAACAGATCTTTAACTATTGTAGAAATGCACTATTGCCTTTCAAcaaaaacacttacatttttgtaTTCTTTGACATTTTTGTAGATATCTGTGCCAGGAACATTGCCAAGAGCACCACATGAAGGGCTAGAAAAACAATAAAGACTTTTTTGTAAAACTACTGCCAAGACTAGCACATTGGTCAAGACAGAGAGTAGAGTATTTTAAAGGAACCTACATAGGGAAAATGTATATGGCAGTTGCCTATATGTGGTCAGAATATTtgtcttgagggagggggggctgcattaacaattacatatatatttatttggcaCTCTCAGATGatcacaagcaagaaaaaaggtATGAATTAGTAAAACAGGAATTAAGGTACTTACAACTGAACGCGTAAAAGAATAGTCGCTAATCCAAACAACAAGCCAGCTAACAGTCCTGAGTCAAGTCCCAGAAAGATTGATGCAATGCAGGTAAAAACCCAGATAGCCTGCAATTAAAAgttattattgttgtttaataTCTATATAacatcaacatattctgcagcgcttcaagagaaaaaatatataaaactgcaTAAAGTGTGTCtaaccataaataaataaatacatacatatgttTTATTACACAAACACAGTTAATTCAACTGTTTGAAAAAGCCATCTAAGGTAATTAATTCCCTGCCCCTATTTAGAACATACAATTTCCCCACCCCCATAGGCACTGTCTCCTCCTTCACTTTGTTTCAAGTAAAAGAAATTCACTCACATAGGAGTTCTTTATGATTTTTTGAGCACAGCTGCACCCCCACCCTGCCTCTTCCATCTGATTCAAAGCAGAACAAAAACTTTTGTAGTGAATATTTTTCTAATCTAATGTATTAATTACTCACTGAGTCCCATTTGTTCTGTTTCCACAAGCGAGGTATATCAAAAACTTGCCAAAACATCCCCTTCAGATTGGCAATGACAATGGCCGCAAGCACTGactataaaaagaaaactttACAAGTTACAAGTGTTTGATAAGACCACAAAACTACAGAgcagatgtttattttttagGGCTAGATtaatcaattttcaagtttgtgtaAAGAGAGAacatagaaaaaaacaaacaaaaaaaactcaatcACTGtttaagaaaaactcagaaaaatcaTGATCATGTTTTGTCACAGGAAAAAAGTCACACATACATGAAAAtcatatttttccatttattttcagtgAGATTGATAAATTTAACTATTTTGATAAAccaggaaaaaaataaagtttattaagTCTTCCCATTGGCCTTTATAGAAACTCATCTGCTTTTATTTTCAGAGCTTTAATGGCAATTCTTGATGTTATTTTCTTTAACAAATTAAAATTTCTAAAATTTATCgaattttagaaaaatgttctcaaatatattccaattttttttctgcatttttctcaaatcacaaaaaaacagttttgctAAATTTCACAAAACATCTTTCAGGCATAACTTATTTCACAgccttttaaatattaattagaaATTATTGTAAAAATGTTGGGGTACAGGAAGCTAAAATACTGCTAAAATCTGCTCCTGCACAGAAAGCCCATGTTTTAATTATATCTCAAATGTGGAGTGTAAAAACTGATTAGATGACGCTATCTAATGCCAACAATTATTCTGTTATTTAGAATGAATTGAATATACTAGTGGAATAACTGGTGGAAAGTTCATAGGATACAATATGGTATATCTGAAACAGGCGTGATTAACACTTCCAGCAACATTTCAGAACAATTACATTATTTGCATATCCAGTGGTTACCTGGTATTTTTATCTGTATCTACTGTAATTTCTTTTACTCCACATCTAAGTATGCCATTTACATACCTTTTGCAGGGGTTCCAGCAGCCTGCCAAGTGCCACAATTGCAATTAACACAATACCAGCTGATATAATCCCAGCAATCTGCAATAAAAAGAGGTTTGGAACATTTACCCTGGAGAGCCTAAGCAGGAGCCTAACAGGATAGTAATCATAACCAAGAACAACACAATATTTTTGAAGCTGAAAGAATGAAAGGCTAAAGCAAATCTGAACTCTTTTGTGACTTTAGACTGTGTGACTATAGAaattggcagattttgctcattttcatatgcaaattaggatttggactGGGTGCATTTGGTGCTTTCCTAGTGGGTACATAACTTTAGTTTCAGGTGAACACCCACTAAAAAAGTTTATTGCATTGAGAAAACTTTGCAAAGCTGTTTATTACTACAAATATGTTAACCAGCTACCTAAATTATTTTATGTGCCCTCTAGAACAAAATTATCTGATTACTATATGATAATTAAGTGTAGTAAGTGAAATTCTTCTATATAAGTCTAGTGTTCAACCTGTGTTCTGCCTCCAGTGCTTTCCTGGACAGCTGTACGGGATAAGGCAGTGGTGGCACAAAAGCAAGAAAATGCTCCGCCGAACAGATTGCTTATTCCAAAGGCGATGAACTCCTAATGAAGTAAAGACACAAAGACTGTCAGATTGCCAGACTTATACACAGAATAGAGGCAATGCTGGAGTTAATTCTGAAATTAAATGACATACCTGATTTCCATCAACTTCATAGTTATGCTTTGTGGCATAAACTTTTCCCACGGACACAGCTACAGCATAGGCAACAATTCCAATGGAAAATGCTGAACTACCTATTTGTGAAAATAGGCTCACATCTGGTGTCATGGGTGGTATAAACCTGTATtaaatgaacagaacgtggggtagtttttatgtattaagctctaaacttacattttgataaatctgccccttagaatcaATATAAAATTTGAATAAGAATGTAAAGAAAGAAAAtctcaataaaaacaaataacaatGTGCTTAGAATAAATATGAATTGTAATCAAAAGTGGTGAGCCATTGAGGTATTGATATCTCCTTTGGTTTATGCTTTGTTTTTCAGTTTTACCATTTTAAGTATGCTTACTCTACATTTGTACTTATATTTTTGGGATGACTCTTACGTCTTTATGTTAACAAAGGAAATAGAAggtaatacaaatacataaaagatCATCTTACCCACTTGGAATTGTTGCCACAATCCCTGCATTATATTTTGCGTGCAGATTGACACCATATGAAATCCCTGTAGCTACTATGGTCTATTTAAAGGAAGAAAGAACAGCACTAAGTACATTATAGTTATCTTACATTGTTATTAATAGCCTCTTCAAAGAGAGCATATTTGATCAAAATAACCACTTACCACAATAACTTCTATGGGAATAGGTACCCGAAAGATGCGTTTGTACCGATCATTTATTTCTTTCACCACAACGCAAACAACAAATGTTAGAAGTCCAGCAATCAGATCAGCGATGTTGGTTAGCCGAATGTTCATAAAGATATCTCTTATTGTctaaataataatgtatacaACATTTAACTAATAAAAAGACAACACACAGTATGATACTAGAGTAGGAACTCCTTTGAGTTTTGTAACATTTCATAAAAAGCTACATCTTTTCATTACATGAAACATTTTCATCAATATCAGTTTggataaatactgtatgttctgtagtaaaaatatagaatatagaaaatattgcataaattacaaaaacattttgcagCACTTACATATATGATAGAAAGTACTCCATTGTAGTTCTGTGTGGGGACATTGAGCACAAGTTTAAATTGTGAAACAAACACTTGGAAGGCTGCAGCTGTTGTAAACCCACCAACTAAAGGGTCTGCCAAGTATCTGACAATGAAGCCAATTTGAAATATTCCAAGTGCAAGCTGTAAACAGAAAAAGGATGGTTTGTGTAAACATTAGTGTAATGAGTATATGGTAAgaatatgtatgtacagtggaggaaataattatttgacccctcactgattttgtaagtttgtccaatgacaaagaaatgaaaagtctcagaacagtatcatttcaatggtaggtttattttaacagtggcagatagcacatcaaaaggaaaatcgaaaaaataactttaaataaaagatagcaactgatttgcatttcattgagtgaaataagtttttgaaccctctaacaaaaaaagacttaatacttagtggaaaaacccttgtttgcaagcacagaggtcaaacgtttcttgtaattgatgaccaagtttgcgcacattttaggaggaatgttggtccactcctctttgcagatcatctctaaatccctaaggtttcgaggctgtctctgtgcaactctgagcttgagctccctccataggttttctattggattaaggtccggagactgactaggccactccatgaccttaatgtgcttcttcttgagccactcctttgttgcctttgctgtatgttttgggtcattgtcgtgctggaacacccatccacgacccattttcagtttcctggcagagggaaggaggttgtcgttcaggatttcacgatacatggctccgtccattttcccgttaatgcgaataagttgtcctgtgcccttagcagaaaaacacccccaaagcaaaatgtttccacccccatgcttgacggtggggacggtgttttgggggtcataggcagcatttttcttcctccaaacacagcgagttgagttaatgccaaagagctctattttggtctcatcagaccacagcaccttctcccagtcactcacagaatcattcaggtgttcattggcaaacttcagacgggcctgcacatgtgccttcttgagcagggggaccttgcgagccctgcaggattttaatccattgcggtgtaatgtgtttccaatggttttcttggtgactgtggtccctgctaatttgaggtcattaactaactcctcccgtgtagttctaggatgctttttcacctttctcagaatcattgacaccccacgaggtgagatcttgcgtggagccccagagcgaggtcgattgatggtcattttgtgctccttccattttcgaacaatcgcaccaacagttgtcaccttctctcccagcttcttgctaatggttttgtagcccattccagccttgtgcaggtctacaattttgtctctgacatccttggacagctctttggtctttcccatgttggagagtttggagtctgcttgattgattgattctgtggacaggtgtcttttatacaggtgactagttaagacaggtgtccttaatgaggttgactaattgagtagaagtgtctaaccactctgtgggagccagaactcttaatggttggtaggggttcaaaaccttatttcactcaatgaaatgcaaatcagttgctatcttttatttaaagttattttttcgattttccttttgatgtgctatctgccactgttaaaataaacctaccattgaaatgatactgttctgagacttttcatttctttgtcattgggcaaacttacaaaatcagtgaggggtcaaataattatttcctccactgtatgtatgtaagtatatctttatttataaagatataaagatatctttatttataaagtgctacttacgtacgcagcgctgtacagtagaatacattaatacaaaattattaagataataatagataaatacaaaatataacaataaatacaaaaaaatacaacatacagttgcaataagttaaaggaacagtaaaatcaaaaaaataaagtattttaaagtaattaaaatataatgtgctgttgctctgcaaaaaactgtgtttttgctacagaaaagcgactatataaataagctgctgtgtagccatgggggcagccatttaagctggaaaaaaggagaaaaggcacaggttacatagcagataactagtagataagccccatataatgggggtttatctgttatctgctaagtaacctgtgccttttctcccctgaatggctgcccccggggctacacagcagcttacttaaataaactatagtagtctttctgaggcaaacacaccagttgtagcaatgcagggcaacagtacattatattgtaattacttttatacactttcattttttggtgttactgttcctttaagagtcaaagacacaagaggatggaggttcctgccccgtagagcttacaatctatatggctATATGTCATAGAGTAATATGGTCCACTAGACCCAGCCACTTTGTTACTCATCTGTCACTACCATAACCAGTCTTATTATTTAACATGCAGTGTAAACAGAGCAGCATGGCAGAATATGAGAACAAGAGCTATCTAACCCTACTGAAGAATGATTTTTTGGTTTTGAAATGAAGTGAACTGAAAGTATGTGGCTCAGATTTAATAAAGTCTTGGCAGtactttttataaatgtttaatatGCATGTGACAATTGAAACAGTTTACAACAAATGTGCACTAAAGATGTTCTGAGATGAAAAATCATTAGAAGAGTATTCAGGGCAAACTGGTGATAAGTACTATGTACTCTGCTatactgtatagcactgaatttaTTTAACTTTGAAATGAGGAATATTGAAGGTTTCCAAACAGTTTagcctgtttttttaatttatcataTTTTTCCTGACAATGAGAAAAGTTTTAGTGACTTGACCTAATTTTCAAATGGGACATCTGTTTACAATTTTGCAAAGTATGATGTATCAGTACCACTTACAAAGTGGTGCAGAGTATGACAGTTGATAAATTGAACACTTAATAGTTTACTAAATGCTACTGGTTACATTACACTGACTAGTGATAGCTGTAAATAGCCATACACTACAATCTTGTTTTTGGTTGAACATTTTCTAGCACCAAATATTAATGTGCCAGTTTTTAGGTACAGTATAGGCAGTTATAAaagcacacactttaaagggtTTTTACCTGTATAATTCCAATTAGAAAGCTGAGTGTTCCTGAAACAGCAATTCTGGCTGCGTCTCTTGCTACTGTGTCTATTATGGTTTTGTTCAGTCCTGTGGCGTTGCCTAATATTGCAAACTTTTCATCTGGAGCAATTGACAGAACAACTGATCCCACCATCAAACTGACCACTGGGAACGGTCCTATTAGAATAAAAGATAAGGTAAAACTGGAGCCAGCAGCTTGTGTATGATATTGTAACTATCGCTGTGTAACAGACTAATACTTCAGATTGGTGAGTGAAGGCAGATTCCATTGATGCTTACAAATGACAGCAACTAATATACCAAATACTATATACTAAGGCTACTGAGCAATAGGTTTGGGAATGAAAAAACAtagttttatggtttttaaaataGGAAAGCGAATGAAAAAATGTATTGCCTTATGTAATTACCCCTTTAAGGTTATGTCCAAGGTAACAGGACACACTGGATACCAGGGCTTCATAACTGTATTTCTCATTTGATCATGTTTTAGAGATCAAATTATTATTCTGTACTTGTAGTATACATTGTAAATAATTAATAGAATGCAGCAGAACCTACCAACAGAAATGTGTTTTGATGTTCCCAGGAAAAAATATGTCAAGATAGGGAAAAAAGAAGAATATAGACCGTATCCAACAGGAACTGCAGCAAGTAATGCAAATGCCAATCCTGGAAATATAAACAAATGACTTAAAAATCTGTTCTTTTACATCCTGAATATATACACCAAATCCTCAGTAGATGGTATGTTGTTGTTGCATAAATAGCTTGCAGAGTGCAGCAAGATAAATATCCATTATTTTACTTAGGAGACCTTTGATAACAATACTTCTCTTTTCATTCAAATTGCATGTTTATGCAACATatcatttaatacatttatggtaacataaaaatgttttaatacattCAGACTATTAAAGATTTCAGAAAATACGTGTGCATAGattcatatttgcatttttttctgaacTAAGAAAAATACACCAAATCAATtttaaatctgcctcttagtatCAACTATTTTGTATCACTTTTTTAATGCCATACAGTGACTTGGTCAAAATTCTACTTCTTAAAAGCATGAAACTGTTCTGCACAAACATTATTATATCATGAGAAATAACCTTTAGTTCTTAATAAATGCCAAGTCATTTTTAAGGATATGCATTATGAGAAGATACAGTACTTGAATCATACTG contains:
- the slc26a4.3 gene encoding pendrin isoform X1, coding for MATGRMDIPSPGYNQYLVHRSVYNEPTFQDDNERKERVQKTVQDRIKKNCSCTSKKAYFIVKKFFPVLDWLPKYRWKEWFVNDLISGVSTGLVGTLQGLAFALLAAVPVGYGLYSSFFPILTYFFLGTSKHISVGPFPVVSLMVGSVVLSIAPDEKFAILGNATGLNKTIIDTVARDAARIAVSGTLSFLIGIIQLALGIFQIGFIVRYLADPLVGGFTTAAAFQVFVSQFKLVLNVPTQNYNGVLSIIYTIRDIFMNIRLTNIADLIAGLLTFVVCVVVKEINDRYKRIFRVPIPIEVIVTIVATGISYGVNLHAKYNAGIVATIPSGFIPPMTPDVSLFSQIGSSAFSIGIVAYAVAVSVGKVYATKHNYEVDGNQEFIAFGISNLFGGAFSCFCATTALSRTAVQESTGGRTQIAGIISAGIVLIAIVALGRLLEPLQKSVLAAIVIANLKGMFWQVFDIPRLWKQNKWDSAIWVFTCIASIFLGLDSGLLAGLLFGLATILLRVQFPSCGALGNVPGTDIYKNVKEYKNLIEPEGVKIIRHTSGMFYGNIDGFKNAIKSIVGFDPVKVYNKRTKALRKIQKLIKKGQLRSTKNGVISNTGTDNEGFEPDEDVEDPEQENNGAVQTKEVEIQVDWNSELPVKISVPKVSIHSIIFDFGQIHFIDVVAVRSLKVIFKELKRIDVEPYIAACEDGVLQKMGSCLFFDEIIKHDIFFLTVHDAVLHIENLRKFYDGHDPLLEKISLMQESKEPLEFTTIDPTDQELDAQEGALRSLAH